Proteins from a single region of Pirellulales bacterium:
- a CDS encoding class I SAM-dependent methyltransferase — protein sequence MVRATKGYIGLPLEGYLARWYARITRGSMDDYRKGAADVNARVAAGAKVLEVAPGPGYLSIELARFGRCHVVGLDISHSFVAMATESARQAGVTAEFHQGDAAAMPFADNEFDFIICRAAFKNFSRPVEALDEMHRVLRPGGQAWIVDLSKDASQDDINACVADMNLGRANSAIVRWTFKHMLLKRAKSRTEFERLARESAFGSCQIEAESIGFNVWLTRPAA from the coding sequence ATGGTGCGCGCAACAAAGGGTTATATCGGGCTGCCGCTCGAAGGATATCTGGCCCGCTGGTACGCCCGTATCACGCGCGGCAGCATGGACGACTACCGCAAAGGTGCCGCCGACGTGAACGCACGCGTGGCCGCCGGCGCGAAAGTTCTGGAGGTCGCGCCGGGCCCTGGCTACCTATCGATCGAGCTCGCCCGCTTCGGCCGATGCCACGTCGTGGGGCTGGATATCAGCCATTCCTTTGTCGCGATGGCCACCGAGAGCGCGCGGCAAGCCGGCGTGACGGCCGAGTTTCATCAAGGAGACGCGGCTGCGATGCCCTTTGCCGATAACGAATTCGATTTCATCATCTGCCGCGCGGCGTTCAAGAATTTCTCGCGGCCGGTCGAGGCGCTCGATGAGATGCATCGCGTCCTGCGCCCCGGCGGCCAGGCGTGGATCGTCGATCTCTCAAAAGACGCTTCGCAAGACGACATCAATGCGTGCGTCGCCGACATGAACCTGGGCCGGGCCAATAGCGCGATCGTCCGCTGGACGTTCAAGCACATGCTGTTGAAGCGTGCCAAGAGCCGCACGGAATTCGAACGCCTGGCGCGGGAGAGCGCCTTTGGCTCGTGCCAAATCGAGGCCGAATCGATCGGCTTCAATGTCTGGCTGACCAGGCCGGCGGCCTGA
- a CDS encoding prolipoprotein diacylglyceryl transferase → MRSTLFYIPAEIAGVPVFGYGLLLVIWAIASIVFLGWLVRRQGFSSDTRGYVPVLLVLGAVIAYLLPAISDENGLPVRGYGVMLLVAVTSGVGLSAYRARRMGVDPEVILSLAFWLFVSGIIGARIFYLIEYWDRLFVDKSWQEAFVTAISIQEGGLVVYGMLLVGGLALIAFIYRHRLPGLALADLIAPGVVLGLGLGRIGCFLNGCCFGGPCDLPWAVTFPADSPPHEQQIRLGQVYGLTVVADAEHRPVIGSLSASQESAALGISAGERIQQINRHNVDTLEEAQKQIAEAFAADKPLELATQRGVRRFSLMAGTHDHSRPVHPTQLYSAIDAFLLCLFLLAYYPFRQHDGEVTAWTLTLHGVTRFLLEIIRTDEGPVFGTGLSISQNISLLVLVIAAGLWIYVLRRPHGSVWPARPAAA, encoded by the coding sequence ATGCGTTCCACCCTTTTCTACATCCCTGCCGAGATTGCCGGTGTGCCTGTCTTCGGATATGGCCTGCTCTTGGTCATCTGGGCGATCGCCAGCATCGTGTTCCTCGGTTGGTTAGTGCGCCGCCAGGGCTTTAGCTCTGACACGCGCGGCTATGTGCCGGTGCTGCTCGTGCTGGGGGCCGTGATTGCTTACCTGCTGCCTGCCATCTCGGACGAAAACGGTTTGCCGGTGCGCGGCTACGGCGTGATGCTGCTGGTAGCCGTGACATCGGGCGTGGGCCTGTCGGCCTATCGGGCACGGCGGATGGGCGTCGATCCGGAAGTGATTCTGTCGCTGGCCTTCTGGCTGTTCGTCAGCGGCATCATCGGCGCGCGCATCTTCTACTTGATCGAATACTGGGACCGGCTCTTCGTCGATAAATCGTGGCAGGAAGCATTCGTCACCGCCATCAGCATTCAAGAGGGAGGGCTCGTCGTCTACGGCATGTTGCTCGTGGGCGGGCTGGCGCTCATTGCCTTTATCTATCGGCATCGGCTACCGGGCCTCGCCCTGGCCGACTTGATCGCGCCCGGTGTCGTGTTGGGATTGGGGCTGGGACGCATCGGTTGTTTTCTGAATGGATGTTGCTTTGGTGGACCGTGCGATTTGCCGTGGGCCGTGACATTTCCGGCCGACAGCCCTCCGCACGAGCAGCAGATCCGCTTGGGACAAGTCTACGGCCTGACGGTCGTGGCCGATGCCGAGCATCGACCCGTGATCGGCTCGCTCAGTGCTAGCCAAGAAAGCGCGGCACTGGGAATATCGGCGGGCGAACGCATTCAGCAGATCAACCGCCACAACGTCGACACGCTGGAAGAAGCGCAGAAGCAGATCGCCGAAGCGTTTGCCGCCGACAAGCCGCTGGAATTAGCCACCCAGCGCGGTGTCCGTCGCTTTTCTTTGATGGCTGGCACGCACGACCACAGCCGACCGGTTCATCCTACGCAGTTGTACAGCGCGATCGATGCCTTTTTGTTGTGCCTGTTCTTGCTCGCCTATTACCCGTTCCGCCAGCACGACGGCGAGGTAACCGCCTGGACCCTGACGCTGCACGGCGTAACGCGCTTTCTGCTCGAGATCATTCGCACCGACGAGGGCCCCGTCTTCGGCACCGGCCTGAGCATTTCCCAGAATATCAGCCTGCTGGTGCTGGTGATCGCCGCCGGGCTGTGGATCTACGTACTGCGACGGCCGCACGGCTCGGTATGGCCGGCCCGGCCGGCGGCGGCGTAG
- the panC gene encoding pantoate--beta-alanine ligase: protein MKQASLDQAAAAGCAMVTTRGELRAVMDRWRAAGESIAFVPTMGALHAGHLSLVDAAKRECTRVVVSIFVNPTQFGPSEDFERYPRDLLRDVTKLSPHGVDLVFAPAREEVYRAENSTVVEPSTVAAPLEGKFRPGHFRGVATVVLKLFNMVRPDVAFFGQKDYQQSLVVRRMVDDLDVPVTIRVCPTVRESDGLAMSSRNAYLSAEDRRRGLVLSRSLALACELFAKGERDAATIKERMKSLFDETPGVTIDYLALADSETLAEVPATTPTTVALIAARIAGVRLIDNCFLGQGMK from the coding sequence ATGAAACAGGCATCGCTCGATCAGGCCGCGGCAGCCGGTTGCGCTATGGTCACGACCCGCGGAGAATTGCGCGCCGTCATGGACCGCTGGCGCGCGGCGGGCGAATCGATTGCCTTCGTGCCCACGATGGGGGCCTTGCACGCGGGACACTTGAGCCTGGTCGATGCGGCGAAGCGAGAATGCACGCGCGTCGTGGTGTCGATCTTCGTCAACCCGACGCAATTTGGTCCCAGCGAAGATTTCGAACGTTACCCGCGCGACTTGTTACGCGATGTAACGAAGTTGTCGCCGCACGGCGTCGACCTGGTGTTTGCTCCGGCGCGCGAGGAAGTCTATCGCGCGGAAAACAGCACGGTGGTGGAACCCTCGACCGTGGCTGCACCGCTGGAAGGCAAATTCCGGCCGGGGCATTTTCGCGGTGTAGCAACCGTCGTGCTGAAGCTCTTCAACATGGTGCGACCCGACGTGGCCTTTTTCGGACAGAAGGATTATCAGCAATCGCTGGTGGTGCGCCGCATGGTCGATGATCTCGACGTGCCGGTGACGATTCGCGTCTGCCCAACGGTCCGCGAGTCAGACGGCCTGGCGATGAGCTCGCGCAACGCGTACCTGTCGGCCGAAGATCGGCGCCGCGGCCTGGTACTGAGCCGCAGCCTGGCGCTGGCTTGCGAACTTTTTGCCAAGGGAGAGCGCGACGCCGCAACGATCAAAGAACGCATGAAAAGCCTCTTCGATGAGACGCCGGGCGTGACGATCGATTACCTGGCGCTGGCCGATAGCGAAACGCTGGCCGAGGTCCCTGCGACCACGCCCACGACCGTTGCGCTCATTGCGGCTCGCATCGCGGGCGTGCGACTGATTGATAATTGTTTCCTTGGGCAAGGCATGAAATAA
- the folK gene encoding 2-amino-4-hydroxy-6-hydroxymethyldihydropteridine diphosphokinase: MSLCLIALGSNEGDRPATLSRAVGLLAAHTGFDLRGRSTWHETAPVGGPADQQTYLNGAAIVETSHSPAQVLATLAEIETSLGRVRAVHWGPRTIDLDLLLYDDVQLDTPRLVLPHPRMAFRKFVVEPAAEIAPDWRHPAIGWTLLQLRDHLRFAVPYVAVTGRPGVGKTALAAQLATQLDARLIADVPELSAAPSSKDSAGRARAAEIELLTRRCMLLDPHRWGAKARLAISDFWLEQSRAYVSAWNDGHDRKELEGLIDAASSEAVRPKLLVLLDPPGEPSAVDRNEALRRALRATAQQPGVGPVLIVSEGSPTAQVAEVTAAIAAMS, encoded by the coding sequence ATGTCGCTGTGCTTGATCGCCTTGGGATCGAATGAAGGGGATCGGCCGGCGACCCTATCCCGCGCGGTCGGCCTGCTCGCCGCGCACACTGGCTTCGACTTGCGCGGCCGAAGCACCTGGCACGAAACGGCGCCGGTCGGCGGCCCGGCGGATCAGCAAACCTACCTCAACGGCGCGGCGATCGTCGAGACATCGCATTCGCCGGCGCAAGTGCTCGCCACGCTTGCAGAGATCGAGACATCGCTCGGCCGCGTGCGCGCGGTGCATTGGGGGCCGCGTACGATCGATCTCGATCTTCTCCTGTACGATGACGTGCAACTCGACACGCCGCGGCTGGTGCTACCTCATCCGCGGATGGCTTTTCGCAAATTCGTCGTTGAGCCAGCCGCGGAAATCGCGCCCGATTGGCGACATCCTGCGATCGGCTGGACGTTGCTCCAGTTGCGCGACCACCTGCGTTTCGCGGTGCCTTACGTGGCGGTGACTGGGCGGCCGGGCGTGGGAAAAACTGCCCTCGCGGCGCAGCTTGCCACACAGCTCGATGCCCGGCTGATCGCCGACGTGCCTGAACTCTCGGCGGCGCCGAGCAGCAAAGACTCGGCTGGTCGCGCCCGTGCGGCGGAGATAGAATTGCTCACCCGCCGGTGCATGCTACTCGATCCCCACAGGTGGGGAGCAAAGGCGCGGCTTGCGATCAGTGATTTCTGGCTGGAACAATCGCGGGCTTACGTTTCAGCATGGAACGATGGCCACGACCGGAAGGAACTCGAAGGTCTGATCGACGCCGCAAGCTCGGAAGCGGTTCGGCCGAAGCTACTTGTCTTGCTCGATCCGCCAGGCGAGCCAAGTGCCGTGGATCGCAATGAGGCACTTCGCCGGGCGCTTCGGGCGACGGCGCAGCAACCGGGAGTTGGACCGGTTTTGATTGTCAGCGAGGGCAGTCCGACGGCGCAGGTCGCTGAAGTGACGGCGGCGATCGCAGCCATGAGCTGA
- a CDS encoding carbon-nitrogen hydrolase family protein yields the protein MSNLFRVAAVQMSSGDDQPHNLRRASALIEQGAAAGAQLIALPETFAYLGRSAQMVGSAESIPGPTSDLLCALAKRLSITLVAGSYCEQSPDPTKCFNTSLLIDPTGTILAQYRKRHLFDFEIPSQVSCRESSWLLPGDALCATPTPCGTIGQAICYDLRFPELFRELVDLGSAIFCIPAAFTLATGRDHWEILLRARAIENQCYVIAPNQYGQHAPGLTTYGRSMIVDPWGTVLATAADGEGVILAEIDLDRITSIRQRLPALEHRRLILRPR from the coding sequence ATGAGCAACCTCTTTCGTGTCGCCGCTGTACAGATGTCGTCGGGTGACGATCAGCCACATAATCTGCGCAGAGCCAGCGCTTTGATCGAACAAGGGGCGGCCGCGGGGGCACAGCTTATTGCCTTGCCGGAAACGTTCGCTTACCTGGGCCGCTCGGCACAGATGGTCGGCTCGGCCGAGTCGATTCCGGGGCCCACGAGCGATTTGCTATGCGCGCTGGCGAAGCGGCTATCGATCACGCTCGTGGCCGGAAGCTACTGCGAGCAGAGTCCCGATCCGACGAAGTGTTTCAACACGAGCTTGTTGATCGATCCGACGGGCACAATCCTGGCGCAATACCGCAAACGGCACCTGTTCGATTTCGAAATTCCCAGCCAGGTGTCGTGCCGCGAGTCGAGTTGGCTATTGCCCGGCGATGCGCTGTGCGCCACGCCAACGCCCTGCGGCACGATCGGACAGGCGATCTGTTACGACTTGCGCTTTCCCGAGCTATTTCGCGAATTGGTCGACTTGGGAAGCGCTATTTTCTGCATTCCCGCTGCCTTCACCCTGGCGACGGGGCGCGATCATTGGGAAATCTTGCTGCGCGCCCGAGCGATCGAGAATCAGTGCTACGTGATCGCGCCCAATCAATACGGCCAGCACGCTCCCGGGCTGACGACGTACGGGCGCTCGATGATCGTTGATCCATGGGGCACGGTGTTGGCCACCGCGGCCGACGGCGAAGGCGTGATTCTGGCCGAGATCGACTTGGATCGCATCACGTCGATTCGCCAGCGACTGCCGGCGCTTGAGCATCGGCGCTTGATTCTTCGGCCGCGTTGA
- a CDS encoding glycosyltransferase family 2 protein: MSQQQPNEEKSQLWRLAEQPSAEFGSPDYETVRQLLGPSVCRRLGIYELPPGFVLSVVIPVYNELRTIEEVVRRIRGTGLPIEMVLVDDGSVDGTRDILSEWRDQPDMKIIFHAHNQGKGAALRTGFAAATGTVVIVQDADLEYDPAEFVKLIQPIIENQADVVFGSRFSGDNQRVLYFWHYVGNRVLTLLSNMMTNLNLSDMETCYKAFRREIIQKIAPTLRENRFGIEPELTAKIASIKNVRIHERPISYAGRTYAEGKKITWRDGFRALYCIIRYSRGIGE; encoded by the coding sequence GTGTCGCAGCAGCAACCGAACGAGGAAAAGTCACAGTTGTGGCGCCTGGCCGAACAACCTTCGGCCGAGTTTGGCTCTCCCGATTACGAAACGGTGCGACAATTGCTCGGTCCGAGCGTCTGCCGCCGATTGGGAATCTATGAATTGCCGCCGGGTTTCGTCCTGTCGGTCGTGATCCCGGTGTACAACGAGCTGCGCACCATCGAAGAAGTGGTGCGCCGTATCCGTGGCACGGGCTTGCCCATCGAAATGGTCCTGGTCGACGACGGCAGCGTGGACGGCACGCGCGACATTCTCTCCGAGTGGCGCGATCAGCCGGACATGAAGATCATCTTTCACGCCCATAACCAGGGCAAAGGCGCCGCCCTGCGCACCGGCTTCGCCGCGGCCACGGGCACCGTAGTAATCGTGCAAGATGCCGACTTGGAATACGATCCGGCGGAGTTCGTCAAATTGATTCAACCGATCATCGAGAATCAGGCCGACGTCGTTTTCGGCAGCCGCTTCTCGGGCGACAACCAGCGCGTACTCTATTTCTGGCACTATGTCGGCAATCGCGTGCTGACTTTGTTGTCGAACATGATGACCAACCTGAACCTGTCGGACATGGAAACCTGCTACAAGGCATTCCGACGGGAAATCATTCAAAAGATCGCCCCCACGCTGCGCGAAAACCGTTTTGGCATCGAGCCGGAGCTGACCGCCAAGATCGCCAGCATCAAGAACGTGCGCATTCACGAGCGGCCGATCAGCTACGCCGGCCGCACGTACGCCGAAGGCAAGAAGATCACCTGGCGCGACGGTTTCCGCGCCCTCTATTGCATCATTCGCTACTCGCGCGGCATCGGCGAGTAG
- a CDS encoding right-handed parallel beta-helix repeat-containing protein encodes MFTRSSRTCDRRRFLQTSAALTSTGAWLATAAAEEPGEAPPPRATSGDTHEPDWNERLTITVGPDKADLVGTSDKVLQAAVDYVARAGGGTVHVQPGTFRLRNAVYLPSRVRILGSGTDSILVKEPSVATELSADSDWFDQEITLVDPAGFRVGDGVCLRARNPHNGGPTVCKRTLVARSGNRFKLDRALRENFWLMGESTVATLFPIFSGENIADVVIENITLDGNRANNDNLDGNYAGCVFLQDCNRVTMRGVTARNYNGDGLSWQICHDVTVEDCHSYDHVGLGLHPGSGSQRPVMRRNRLENNDIGIFFCWGVKGGLAEANKIVGNRSYGVSIGHRDTNNIVRDNDIERSGKAGVLFRPERGRDFAPHRNRLERNRIFDSGPADGVAVDVQGQTESIVISANDIRETREPMSRIGVRIGAETSDVRLAENRIEGFASAVADLREKRG; translated from the coding sequence ATGTTCACTCGCAGTTCGCGAACTTGCGATCGTCGCCGCTTCTTGCAAACTTCGGCTGCGTTGACCTCCACCGGCGCGTGGCTGGCGACGGCCGCGGCCGAAGAGCCAGGCGAGGCGCCGCCGCCCCGCGCTACGTCGGGCGATACGCACGAGCCCGACTGGAACGAGCGACTCACGATTACCGTCGGGCCTGACAAGGCCGATCTGGTTGGAACGAGCGACAAGGTCCTGCAAGCTGCGGTCGACTACGTGGCGCGTGCCGGCGGCGGTACGGTCCACGTGCAGCCCGGCACGTTTCGTTTGCGCAACGCTGTTTATTTGCCATCGCGCGTGCGCATTCTCGGTAGCGGCACCGACTCGATCCTCGTCAAAGAACCTTCGGTAGCGACCGAGCTATCGGCCGACTCGGATTGGTTCGATCAGGAGATCACGCTCGTCGACCCGGCCGGATTTCGCGTCGGCGACGGCGTTTGCCTGCGGGCGCGCAATCCGCACAACGGCGGCCCAACCGTTTGCAAACGCACACTCGTCGCGCGCAGCGGCAATCGCTTCAAGCTCGATCGCGCCTTGCGCGAAAACTTCTGGCTGATGGGCGAATCGACCGTGGCCACGCTGTTTCCGATCTTCAGCGGCGAGAACATCGCCGATGTCGTGATCGAGAACATCACGCTCGACGGCAACCGCGCGAATAACGACAATCTCGACGGTAATTACGCCGGTTGCGTCTTCCTGCAAGACTGCAATCGCGTCACCATGCGCGGCGTTACGGCGCGAAACTACAACGGCGATGGACTGAGTTGGCAAATCTGCCACGACGTCACGGTCGAGGATTGCCACAGCTACGATCATGTGGGGCTGGGCCTGCACCCCGGCTCAGGCTCGCAGCGCCCTGTCATGCGCCGCAACCGGCTCGAGAACAACGATATCGGCATCTTCTTTTGCTGGGGTGTGAAAGGGGGCCTGGCCGAAGCGAACAAAATTGTGGGAAACCGCAGCTACGGCGTTTCGATCGGCCATCGCGACACGAACAACATCGTGCGCGACAACGACATCGAGCGCAGCGGCAAAGCCGGTGTGCTGTTCCGGCCCGAGCGCGGCCGGGATTTTGCCCCGCATCGCAATCGATTGGAACGTAACCGGATTTTTGATAGTGGCCCGGCCGACGGCGTCGCGGTCGACGTGCAAGGCCAGACCGAGTCGATCGTGATCAGCGCGAACGACATTCGCGAAACGCGCGAGCCCATGTCACGGATCGGCGTCCGCATCGGCGCCGAAACCAGCGACGTGCGCCTGGCGGAGAACCGGATCGAAGGTTTTGCGAGCGCCGTGGCGGATCTGCGCGAAAAGCGGGGATAA
- a CDS encoding MauE/DoxX family redox-associated membrane protein encodes MPTVKGVLKYVQGALYIVAGMNHFINPAFYLKIMPPYLPWHALAVFVSGLAEVFLGVLLMIPRTTKPAAWGLIALLLAVFPANIYVYQHQEIFPDVPPSFHLARLPIQGLLILWAWWYTRD; translated from the coding sequence ATGCCAACCGTGAAAGGCGTGCTGAAATACGTGCAGGGTGCGCTCTACATCGTGGCCGGGATGAACCATTTCATCAACCCGGCCTTCTACCTGAAGATCATGCCCCCCTACCTGCCCTGGCACGCTCTCGCGGTGTTCGTCAGCGGGCTGGCCGAAGTGTTCCTGGGCGTGCTCTTGATGATCCCGCGCACCACGAAGCCGGCCGCCTGGGGATTGATCGCGCTGCTGCTGGCGGTCTTTCCGGCGAACATCTACGTGTACCAGCACCAGGAAATCTTCCCCGACGTACCGCCGTCGTTTCACCTGGCGCGGCTGCCGATCCAGGGTCTATTGATCCTATGGGCGTGGTGGTACACACGCGATTGA
- a CDS encoding ABC transporter ATP-binding protein has translation MSNSSQPAVQIRDLRKVFGAAATRVIALAGVDLDIPSGQFLAVMGPSGSGKSTLLHLVAGLDQPDGGSIRVSGQDILALSDDDLTLLRRRQLGLVFQAFNLLDALSAAENVALPLIVDGVDEFTANQRAAQALDRVGLAHRGRHLPKEMSGGEQQRVAIARALAIRPVLLLADEPTGNLDTHNGDQVMQLLRQLVSEGQTILMVTHNPAHAAMADRIVMLRDGEIVHDRLLGQEHARGHAAAGNESSGTLP, from the coding sequence GTGTCTAATTCCTCGCAACCGGCGGTGCAAATCCGCGATTTACGCAAAGTCTTCGGCGCGGCGGCCACGCGCGTGATCGCACTGGCTGGCGTCGATCTCGATATTCCCAGCGGGCAATTTCTGGCCGTGATGGGTCCGTCGGGGTCAGGCAAGAGCACGCTCTTGCATCTCGTGGCCGGGCTCGATCAACCCGACGGCGGTAGCATCCGCGTCAGCGGCCAGGACATCTTGGCCCTTTCGGACGATGATCTGACGTTATTGCGTCGGCGCCAGCTGGGGCTTGTCTTTCAAGCGTTTAATCTGCTCGATGCGCTGTCGGCCGCCGAGAACGTGGCGCTACCGCTGATTGTCGATGGAGTCGACGAATTCACGGCCAACCAGCGCGCGGCCCAAGCGCTCGATCGTGTCGGTCTTGCTCACCGTGGCCGGCACTTGCCCAAGGAAATGTCGGGCGGGGAACAGCAGCGCGTGGCCATCGCCCGGGCCTTGGCCATCAGGCCGGTGCTGCTGCTGGCCGACGAGCCGACCGGCAATCTCGACACGCACAATGGCGATCAGGTGATGCAACTCTTGCGGCAACTGGTTAGCGAAGGGCAGACCATTCTCATGGTCACACACAACCCAGCACACGCGGCCATGGCCGACCGGATCGTCATGCTGCGCGACGGCGAGATCGTTCACGATCGCCTGCTCGGCCAGGAGCACGCGCGCGGCCATGCCGCGGCCGGCAATGAAAGCTCGGGCACGCTGCCATGA
- a CDS encoding FtsX-like permease family protein, whose amino-acid sequence MMLRHYTYREFVRRPGRTLLTLAGIVIGVAGVFAIALVINTTRHAYQQMFSDLTGNAALEIVAEGGGGFDPAFAADLTTIRGVRSADPVVQMVAGLVNGENPLGVMVIGNDPARDEEAAAHLVAGRGLATDDEVLLVDNFAKSLKLAVDAKVRLLSRGGVNEFRVVGLVEPSGIAGFNGGSVVFVTLPIARRMFKLGNQVTAIPIVLTDGADPDTVQEKIAARLPAGLIVRSPATRGDLAQHSLLGAEQGLSALSVVSIVAGAFVILNSFLMSLAERRKQLAILRAIGVTSRQVTGFLLREALILGIVGMVIGIGLGLGVSVVLVQGMEQLLGVTLHRLELALQPFVLAALFGPGMAVFATFAPARRAAQRPPLPDLLGLQIQGSDTIVARMAWIGVVTGVIAITGVSSFIGRLLPGPLQRTLPAPLLGLILVSGVLLTPALYPYVARLVAGLLRPLWGIEGRLAVQQLSRNALRSGLTAAVLCVALVISIAMGQSIRNNIKDVEQWSVRTFKADYLLRSTLPELSYAVAAQLPEELLDELRRLPDVETVHELNLVQAKVGGEAIVVVARSFDAEATEALDIAEGTQVEVTRGLLAGEAVIGTALARRLNLGVGDELALHTRRGDRKVRIAATVTEYIAGGMAAYIERKAAQDLFGFDGVDVYMITARPGGTDALGRTMAAFCEERGYMLQSNAEFRARIHHMMGGVIGFLWLLLALVFVVASLGIVNTLTMNVMEQTREIAVLRSVALRQGQVRAMILYQALALGLCSLVPGVGIGLILAFLMNLSTHILLGQPVEFQAEIWFVLACCVACLAIASAAAWMPARRASRLEIVRALQYE is encoded by the coding sequence ATGATGCTGCGGCATTACACCTATCGTGAGTTCGTCCGCCGGCCGGGCCGGACGCTGCTCACGCTCGCCGGCATTGTCATCGGCGTGGCGGGTGTGTTTGCGATCGCGCTCGTGATCAACACCACGCGGCACGCCTATCAGCAGATGTTTTCGGATCTAACCGGGAACGCCGCATTGGAAATCGTGGCTGAAGGGGGCGGCGGCTTCGATCCTGCCTTCGCCGCCGACTTGACTACGATCCGCGGCGTTCGTTCAGCCGATCCTGTCGTGCAGATGGTGGCCGGCCTGGTGAACGGCGAGAACCCGCTGGGCGTGATGGTCATCGGTAACGATCCCGCGCGCGACGAAGAAGCCGCGGCCCATCTGGTCGCCGGCCGCGGCCTGGCCACGGACGACGAGGTGCTGCTGGTCGATAACTTTGCCAAGAGCCTGAAGCTTGCTGTCGATGCGAAGGTCCGGCTCTTGTCGCGTGGCGGCGTGAACGAGTTTCGCGTCGTGGGCCTGGTCGAGCCCAGCGGCATCGCCGGCTTTAACGGCGGTTCGGTCGTGTTCGTCACGCTGCCGATCGCGCGGCGAATGTTCAAGCTGGGCAATCAAGTCACGGCGATCCCCATCGTGCTCACCGACGGCGCCGACCCCGACACGGTGCAGGAGAAAATCGCTGCGCGCTTGCCGGCCGGATTGATTGTGCGTTCGCCGGCCACGCGCGGCGACCTGGCCCAGCACAGCCTGCTAGGGGCTGAGCAAGGGCTATCGGCCCTCAGCGTCGTGTCGATCGTGGCCGGCGCCTTCGTGATCCTCAATTCCTTCCTGATGAGCCTGGCCGAGCGGCGCAAGCAACTGGCCATCCTGCGCGCCATCGGCGTTACCAGCAGGCAGGTCACCGGATTCCTCCTGCGCGAAGCCTTGATCCTGGGCATCGTCGGCATGGTGATCGGCATTGGGCTGGGCCTGGGCGTTTCGGTGGTGCTGGTGCAGGGCATGGAACAATTGCTGGGCGTGACCTTGCACCGCCTGGAACTCGCGCTGCAGCCGTTCGTCCTGGCCGCGCTGTTTGGCCCCGGCATGGCCGTGTTTGCCACCTTCGCGCCGGCCCGCCGCGCCGCCCAGCGACCACCGCTTCCCGATTTGCTCGGATTGCAGATTCAAGGCAGCGATACGATCGTCGCACGGATGGCGTGGATCGGTGTGGTAACAGGCGTCATTGCTATCACGGGCGTGTCGTCGTTCATCGGGCGTTTGCTTCCCGGACCATTACAGCGCACTTTACCGGCACCGCTATTGGGCCTGATTCTCGTCAGCGGAGTCTTGTTGACTCCCGCGCTGTATCCGTACGTCGCCCGCCTGGTCGCCGGGCTGCTAAGGCCGCTCTGGGGTATCGAAGGGCGCCTGGCTGTGCAGCAGTTGTCGCGCAATGCGCTGCGCAGCGGGCTGACGGCCGCCGTTTTGTGCGTGGCTTTGGTGATTTCGATCGCTATGGGTCAGTCGATTCGCAATAACATCAAGGACGTCGAACAATGGTCGGTCCGCACGTTCAAGGCCGACTATCTGTTGCGCAGCACACTGCCTGAGCTGAGCTACGCGGTAGCCGCGCAATTGCCCGAGGAATTGCTCGACGAGCTGCGCCGGCTGCCCGACGTGGAGACGGTACACGAGCTGAACCTGGTGCAAGCCAAGGTCGGCGGCGAGGCGATCGTCGTCGTGGCGCGCTCGTTCGACGCCGAAGCGACCGAGGCGCTCGACATTGCCGAGGGGACGCAGGTCGAGGTGACGCGCGGCCTCTTGGCGGGCGAAGCCGTGATCGGCACGGCTCTGGCCCGGCGTTTGAACCTGGGCGTCGGCGACGAATTGGCACTCCACACGCGCCGTGGCGACCGCAAGGTGCGCATCGCGGCGACGGTCACTGAGTACATCGCGGGAGGCATGGCAGCCTATATCGAACGAAAGGCGGCACAGGACCTTTTCGGTTTCGACGGCGTCGATGTTTACATGATCACGGCCCGGCCGGGAGGGACGGATGCTCTCGGGAGGACGATGGCAGCCTTCTGCGAAGAGCGTGGCTACATGCTGCAATCCAACGCCGAATTCCGGGCACGCATTCACCACATGATGGGTGGCGTGATCGGCTTTCTGTGGTTGCTTTTGGCCCTGGTGTTCGTGGTCGCGTCGCTGGGCATTGTTAACACGCTAACCATGAACGTCATGGAGCAGACCCGCGAAATCGCCGTGCTCCGCAGCGTGGCCCTGCGCCAGGGGCAGGTGCGGGCGATGATCCTCTATCAGGCCCTGGCCCTGGGGCTCTGCAGCCTGGTGCCGGGCGTGGGCATTGGCCTGATTCTGGCTTTTTTGATGAATCTTTCCACGCACATCCTGCTGGGGCAGCCCGTCGAATTCCAGGCCGAGATCTGGTTCGTGCTGGCATGCTGCGTCGCCTGCCTGGCGATCGCGTCGGCCGCCGCCTGGATGCCCGCCCGACGTGCTTCGCGACTCGAAATCGTCCGTGCGTTACAATATGAATAG